A genomic window from Quercus lobata isolate SW786 chromosome 10, ValleyOak3.0 Primary Assembly, whole genome shotgun sequence includes:
- the LOC115965565 gene encoding uncharacterized protein LOC115965565, whose product MSTEQKGEDDQQVASTTAVGLRGMVEEQYRKIKENAETYPYVWGSYIVVYGGFALWGAYRWRKLRRTEDRVRVLQERLRKLVETEESASTVKSVEKAPPAPDKTSK is encoded by the coding sequence ATGTCAACGGAGCAAAAAGGAGAAGATGATCAGCAGGTCGCAAGTACCACAGCTGTTGGCTTGAGAGGAATGGTAGAAGAACAATATCGCAAAATCAAGGAGAATGCAGAAACTTACCCTTATGTGTGGGGTTCCTATATTGTTGTTTATGGTGGTTTTGCTCTCTGGGGTGCCTACAGATGGAGAAAGCTTCGTAGGACTGAGGATAGAGTACGAGTGCTTCAAGAGAGACTACGCAAGCTTGTGGAAACGGAAGAGTCAGCAAGCACTGTGAAATCAGTTGAGAAGGCTCCACCAGCTCCTGATAAAACCTCCAAATAG